A single genomic interval of Hippoglossus stenolepis isolate QCI-W04-F060 chromosome 24, HSTE1.2, whole genome shotgun sequence harbors:
- the LOC118103517 gene encoding male-specific lethal 3 homolog isoform X2 — protein sequence MKRKGWSKRRRRQSGTKSSLKTLPKEDDSDDACLISSSESSDGDDSDPESSNSGDSTFSEDNNKMRVEPDINVKRECEEKIVHIDISIPDVLKKKLEDDCFYINKRKKLVMVPCQMNVVHILESYVKHFAINKAFMANERFRRQQTTTQSSSPQAIPPEKSEELCKEMVDGLRITFDFTLPMILLYPCEQAQFKKVSSSRLFLAMNESSPCSSNTQRDRSPSPLGHNPLTPQSTDSQPALSDISATTPTAPAPTPKRRRHPDMDCISYQSQSLRRSTRNTSGGDRPAEGSSGGGGSATASPQLKQRLVDTSAQPKFFLNLDRKTPVHSGSSSPLPLTPSKERSGPFYGMESRRNNELNEVLSWKLTPDNYPLNDQPPPPSYLYGSQHLLRLFVKLPEILGKMQIPERNLRALVKHLELFLRFLAEFHEDFFPESAYVSASEAHYSMKQPRPVY from the exons AT gaagagaaaaggatgGTCGAAGAGGCGTCGTCGTCAGTCTGGCACTAAATCCTCTCTGAAGACGCTCCCTAAGGAGGACGACAGCGATGACGCAT GTTTGATTTCGTCTTCGGAGAGCAGTGACGGCGACGATTCTGACCCTGAATCTTCAAATAGTGGGGACAGCACTTTCTCTGAGGATAACAACAAAATG AGAGTAGAACCAGACATTAATGTCAAAAGGGAATGTGAGGAGAAGATTGTCCATATCGACATCAGCATCCCGGATGTTCTGAAGAAGAAACTGGAGGATGACTGCTTCTACatcaacaagaggaaaaag CTGGTGATGGTGCCCTGTCAGATGAATGTCGTGCATATCCTGGAGTCGTACGTGAAACACTTTGCCATCAACAAAGCATTCATGGCCAATGAGCGGTTCCGGCGGCAGCAGACcaccacacagagcagcagtccACAGGCAATCCCTCCAGAGAAGAG CGAGGAGCTGTGTAAGGAGATGGTTGACGGTCTCAGGATCACGTTTGACTTCACCTTACCCATGATCCTCCTCTATCCCTGTGAACAAGCTCAGTTCAAAAAGGTCAGCTCGTCCCGGCTCTTTCTGGCCATGAATGAAAGCTCCCCATGCTCCAGCAA CACCCAGCGGGACCGCAGCCCGAGCCCGTTGGGACACAACCCCCTGACGCCTCAGTCCACAGACAGCCAGCCGGCACTGAGCGACATCTCTGCCACCACACCCACGGCCCCAGCACCCACCCCAAAGCGCCGGCGTCACCCTGACATGGACTGCATCTCATACCAATCCCAGTCACTCAGACGCTCCACCAGGAACACGTCTGGAGGCGACCGACCAGCTGAGGGAAGCAGCGGAG GTGGAGGCAGTGCAACAGCGTCCCCACAACTCAAACAGCGTCTAGTCGACACCTCGGCCCAGCCCAAGTTCTTCCTCAATCTCGACAGAA AAACCCCAGTGCACAGTGGCTCTTCCTCCCCACTGCCCTTGACGCCAAGCAAAGAGAGAAGCGGGCCATTCTACGGCATGGAGAGCCGGAGAAACAACGAGCTTAACGAG GTCCTAAGCTGGAAGCTGACTCCTGATAACTACCCTCTGAACGAccaacctcctccaccatccTACCTGTACGGATCACAGCACCTCTTGCGGCTCTTTG TGAAGCTTCCTGAGATCCTGGGAAAGATGCAGATCCCTGAGAGGAATCTCCGAGCCCTGGTCAAACATTTGGAACTGTTCCTCAG gtttctgGCAGAGTTCCATGAGGATTTTTTCCCTGAGTCTGCATATGTGTCAGCTTCCGAGGCCCACTACAGCATGAAACAACCGAGGCCCGTTTACTGA
- the LOC118103517 gene encoding male-specific lethal 3 homolog isoform X1, whose protein sequence is MNSRGIKYRFHKGERVLCFEPDPTKAKVLYDAKVTDVLIGTDEHGTIIPKYYVHFNGWNRSWDRWAAEDHVLRDTEESRKLQRRLARKALGRMKRKGWSKRRRRQSGTKSSLKTLPKEDDSDDACLISSSESSDGDDSDPESSNSGDSTFSEDNNKMRVEPDINVKRECEEKIVHIDISIPDVLKKKLEDDCFYINKRKKLVMVPCQMNVVHILESYVKHFAINKAFMANERFRRQQTTTQSSSPQAIPPEKSEELCKEMVDGLRITFDFTLPMILLYPCEQAQFKKVSSSRLFLAMNESSPCSSNTQRDRSPSPLGHNPLTPQSTDSQPALSDISATTPTAPAPTPKRRRHPDMDCISYQSQSLRRSTRNTSGGDRPAEGSSGGGGSATASPQLKQRLVDTSAQPKFFLNLDRKTPVHSGSSSPLPLTPSKERSGPFYGMESRRNNELNEVLSWKLTPDNYPLNDQPPPPSYLYGSQHLLRLFVKLPEILGKMQIPERNLRALVKHLELFLRFLAEFHEDFFPESAYVSASEAHYSMKQPRPVY, encoded by the exons ATGAATTCGCGGGGAATCAAATATCGATTTCACAAGGGAGAGCGAGTCCTGTGCTTCGAACCAGACCCCACCAAAGCTAAAGTGTTGTACGACGCCAAG GTCACTGATGTCTTGATAGGTACAGATGAACATGGAACAATAATCCCAAAGTATTACGTTCACTTCAACGGTTGGAACAGAAG ctggGATCGTTGGGCTGCTGAGGACCATGTTCTAAGGGACACAGAGGAAAGCCGTAAATTGCAGCGTAGACTGGCTCGCAAAGCCCTCGGTCGCAT gaagagaaaaggatgGTCGAAGAGGCGTCGTCGTCAGTCTGGCACTAAATCCTCTCTGAAGACGCTCCCTAAGGAGGACGACAGCGATGACGCAT GTTTGATTTCGTCTTCGGAGAGCAGTGACGGCGACGATTCTGACCCTGAATCTTCAAATAGTGGGGACAGCACTTTCTCTGAGGATAACAACAAAATG AGAGTAGAACCAGACATTAATGTCAAAAGGGAATGTGAGGAGAAGATTGTCCATATCGACATCAGCATCCCGGATGTTCTGAAGAAGAAACTGGAGGATGACTGCTTCTACatcaacaagaggaaaaag CTGGTGATGGTGCCCTGTCAGATGAATGTCGTGCATATCCTGGAGTCGTACGTGAAACACTTTGCCATCAACAAAGCATTCATGGCCAATGAGCGGTTCCGGCGGCAGCAGACcaccacacagagcagcagtccACAGGCAATCCCTCCAGAGAAGAG CGAGGAGCTGTGTAAGGAGATGGTTGACGGTCTCAGGATCACGTTTGACTTCACCTTACCCATGATCCTCCTCTATCCCTGTGAACAAGCTCAGTTCAAAAAGGTCAGCTCGTCCCGGCTCTTTCTGGCCATGAATGAAAGCTCCCCATGCTCCAGCAA CACCCAGCGGGACCGCAGCCCGAGCCCGTTGGGACACAACCCCCTGACGCCTCAGTCCACAGACAGCCAGCCGGCACTGAGCGACATCTCTGCCACCACACCCACGGCCCCAGCACCCACCCCAAAGCGCCGGCGTCACCCTGACATGGACTGCATCTCATACCAATCCCAGTCACTCAGACGCTCCACCAGGAACACGTCTGGAGGCGACCGACCAGCTGAGGGAAGCAGCGGAG GTGGAGGCAGTGCAACAGCGTCCCCACAACTCAAACAGCGTCTAGTCGACACCTCGGCCCAGCCCAAGTTCTTCCTCAATCTCGACAGAA AAACCCCAGTGCACAGTGGCTCTTCCTCCCCACTGCCCTTGACGCCAAGCAAAGAGAGAAGCGGGCCATTCTACGGCATGGAGAGCCGGAGAAACAACGAGCTTAACGAG GTCCTAAGCTGGAAGCTGACTCCTGATAACTACCCTCTGAACGAccaacctcctccaccatccTACCTGTACGGATCACAGCACCTCTTGCGGCTCTTTG TGAAGCTTCCTGAGATCCTGGGAAAGATGCAGATCCCTGAGAGGAATCTCCGAGCCCTGGTCAAACATTTGGAACTGTTCCTCAG gtttctgGCAGAGTTCCATGAGGATTTTTTCCCTGAGTCTGCATATGTGTCAGCTTCCGAGGCCCACTACAGCATGAAACAACCGAGGCCCGTTTACTGA